In bacterium, a single window of DNA contains:
- the rlmN gene encoding 23S rRNA (adenine(2503)-C(2))-methyltransferase RlmN, with amino-acid sequence MTNFFDLTFEQLEKLLAELDPKPFRTDQVLKWVYVRGAADFGAMTDMPLVLREELSSMVELNPMREIERHDSDDGTVKFLHILEDGEMIESVIIPEEGHKTLCISTQTGCAMGCVFCETGRTRGGRDLTPGEILAQVVYAVRYVGDRLDLRNLVFMGMGEPLRNLESLLCSLEIILSDRALDFSPRRVTVSTCGWVPGVLCLAGAGLDVNLAVSLNATEDATRTKLMPVNRKYPIRELMKAVKSFPVKARRRITFEYVLIEGVNDTLEDAWRLAYILKGLPSKVNLIPCNDNRSGLKAPSPSRIEAFQSALFAKGVLTTVRKSRGQEIEAACGQLRAAAEVRNHG; translated from the coding sequence ATGACCAACTTTTTCGACCTGACATTTGAGCAACTCGAAAAGCTCCTCGCTGAGCTGGACCCGAAGCCGTTCCGCACTGACCAGGTGCTGAAATGGGTGTACGTCCGCGGTGCCGCCGATTTCGGAGCCATGACCGACATGCCCCTCGTGCTTCGTGAAGAACTTTCTTCAATGGTCGAACTCAACCCCATGAGAGAGATCGAACGCCATGATAGCGATGACGGAACGGTGAAGTTCCTGCACATTCTCGAAGATGGCGAAATGATCGAATCGGTGATCATACCCGAAGAGGGTCACAAGACTTTGTGCATCTCCACCCAGACCGGATGTGCCATGGGGTGCGTTTTCTGTGAGACCGGCAGGACAAGGGGCGGAAGAGACCTGACACCGGGAGAGATCCTGGCCCAGGTGGTGTACGCTGTCAGGTACGTTGGCGACAGGCTCGATCTTCGCAACCTGGTGTTCATGGGCATGGGGGAGCCCCTCCGGAACCTGGAATCCCTGCTCTGTTCCCTGGAGATCATTCTCAGCGACAGGGCCCTCGATTTCAGCCCGCGGAGGGTCACGGTCTCCACCTGCGGCTGGGTACCGGGGGTACTCTGCCTTGCCGGGGCCGGACTGGATGTGAACCTGGCTGTATCCCTCAACGCCACCGAGGACGCCACCAGGACAAAGCTCATGCCGGTGAACCGTAAATACCCTATCAGGGAGCTCATGAAAGCGGTGAAAAGCTTTCCCGTCAAGGCGCGACGGAGGATCACCTTCGAGTATGTGCTTATCGAAGGGGTGAACGACACCCTTGAGGATGCCTGGAGACTCGCCTACATCCTCAAGGGGCTGCCGTCCAAAGTGAACCTGATCCCGTGCAACGACAACAGATCCGGCCTGAAGGCCCCGTCCCCATCCAGGATCGAGGCCTTTCAAAGCGCCCTGTTCGCAAAAGGGGTGCTCACTACTGTCAGGAAGAGCAGGGGGCAGGAGATCGAAGCCGCCTGCGGACAGCTGAGGGCCGCCGCGGAAGTGAGAAACCATGGCTGA
- a CDS encoding RNA polymerase factor sigma-32: MDKTTDKKPETGTEAEPKAPSKAKAGDKAKVNTKARTRASTVSESVSETQGESQLVPDDQIEILLGEDDSVPEEVKVLPEPSRDADRSRPAIYDPVTAYYQTVRHYPILTREEEKRIAINYLEDGDLDAAYELVTSNLRLVIKIALEYRRLWREIVDLIQEGNVGLMHAVKKYDPYRGVRFSSYAAWWIRAYIIRYIMNNTRMVKIGTTQAQRTLYFQLSKERERLRKMGIEPDSKAIAGTLKVKESEVEEMSMRLSGGDLSLEAKRGDDGDFTLLDTIPALEPDTERRVADAQARSIYLKKLSGFVDSLAERDRKIFTMRWMRDDPLTLQEVGEHLGITRERVRQLEARIIRNLRTFLEEEGLSASDFFG; encoded by the coding sequence ATGGACAAGACGACGGACAAGAAACCCGAAACCGGAACTGAAGCTGAACCCAAAGCCCCATCCAAGGCGAAAGCCGGTGATAAGGCCAAGGTTAATACGAAGGCCAGGACCCGTGCTTCCACTGTGTCTGAGTCTGTGTCCGAGACTCAAGGTGAGTCTCAGCTGGTCCCCGATGACCAGATCGAGATCCTTCTAGGCGAGGATGATTCTGTGCCGGAGGAAGTCAAAGTCCTGCCTGAACCGTCCAGGGATGCCGACAGATCCAGGCCGGCCATCTACGATCCGGTCACCGCTTACTACCAGACAGTTCGTCACTACCCCATTCTTACCCGTGAGGAGGAGAAACGGATCGCCATCAATTATCTTGAGGACGGGGACCTGGACGCCGCCTACGAACTCGTCACCTCAAACCTGAGGCTGGTCATCAAGATCGCCCTTGAGTACCGACGACTCTGGCGGGAGATCGTGGATCTCATCCAGGAGGGGAACGTTGGCCTCATGCACGCGGTTAAAAAATACGATCCTTACCGCGGTGTGCGGTTCTCTTCCTATGCGGCGTGGTGGATAAGGGCCTACATCATCCGCTATATCATGAACAACACGCGCATGGTCAAGATCGGGACGACCCAGGCCCAGAGGACCCTGTATTTTCAGCTGAGCAAGGAGAGGGAGCGGCTCCGGAAGATGGGGATCGAGCCGGACTCAAAGGCCATCGCCGGGACCCTCAAGGTCAAGGAGTCGGAGGTCGAGGAAATGAGCATGCGCCTCAGCGGCGGAGACCTTTCCCTCGAGGCTAAAAGGGGAGATGACGGCGATTTTACCCTCCTCGACACGATACCGGCCCTCGAACCGGACACCGAAAGGCGGGTAGCCGATGCACAGGCCCGTTCGATCTACCTGAAAAAGCTTTCCGGTTTTGTGGATTCCCTGGCTGAGCGCGACCGGAAGATCTTTACGATGAGGTGGATGAGGGACGACCCGCTGACCCTTCAGGAGGTCGGGGAGCACCTCGGGATCACGCGAGAACGGGTAAGGCAGCTCGAGGCCAGGATTATCAGGAACCTCAGGACGTTCCTGGAAGAGGAGGGCCTGAGTGCGTCGGATTTCTTCGGATAG
- a CDS encoding trypsin-like peptidase domain-containing protein encodes MSRCFGTLFACLLFGLVLFPGPGGVSAQAEGPVLKDLQNTQEAFVRISKSVTPSVVNIRTFRKFSRNYSFNDRLFGDMFEPFQEFFGRDFSRRFSGPGDEKTVQVGLGSGVIVRGEGIVLTNNHVIEGADEIRVTLDDRSETTATVVGSDPRTDIAVLRLPKGRYAAAPLADSDAIEVGQWAVAIGNPFGLGQSVTVGVVSAKGRADVGIADFEDFIQTDAAINPGNSGGPLIDLNGRVIGINTAIFSRSGGYQGIGFAIPTNMAVTVMDSLLRTGRIVRSDLGIRVQDATPEIIRAMGASVKAGVVVTEVLAEDARKGAGLKRGDIITKVKGRDVRDTGSFYRMTSVLRVGEVVPLVAVRDGIPNTFMVTVGKLPERPKESGDRLRTALGFSVEVLTEKLAEELGYRYERGVLITRVTRASQADRAGIEPGDLILRVNGKDTPDLKAFRSAFEAVDWGDEVILELGRGGKKMKVGMLLKQ; translated from the coding sequence GTGTCGAGGTGTTTCGGCACGCTGTTCGCCTGCCTGCTTTTCGGCCTGGTTCTTTTCCCCGGTCCGGGCGGGGTCTCCGCACAAGCCGAAGGACCGGTGCTCAAGGACCTTCAAAACACCCAGGAAGCCTTCGTCCGTATCAGCAAAAGCGTCACCCCTTCCGTCGTTAACATCCGCACGTTCCGTAAGTTCAGCCGCAACTACAGCTTTAACGACCGCCTCTTCGGCGACATGTTCGAACCGTTCCAGGAGTTTTTCGGGCGCGACTTTTCACGGAGGTTCTCCGGGCCCGGGGATGAGAAAACGGTCCAGGTGGGTCTCGGGTCGGGAGTCATCGTGCGCGGGGAGGGGATCGTCCTGACCAACAACCACGTTATCGAGGGCGCCGACGAGATAAGGGTCACACTGGACGACAGGAGCGAGACTACAGCCACAGTGGTCGGCAGCGATCCCAGGACCGACATCGCCGTGCTGAGGCTTCCAAAGGGCCGTTATGCCGCCGCACCCCTTGCCGATTCCGATGCCATCGAGGTGGGGCAGTGGGCCGTGGCCATCGGAAACCCCTTTGGACTTGGGCAGAGCGTGACGGTCGGGGTGGTCAGCGCCAAGGGGCGCGCCGACGTGGGGATAGCCGATTTCGAGGATTTCATCCAGACCGACGCGGCCATCAACCCTGGAAACAGCGGGGGGCCGCTCATCGACCTGAACGGCCGCGTTATCGGGATCAATACCGCCATCTTCAGCCGGAGCGGAGGGTATCAGGGGATCGGCTTCGCCATCCCCACGAACATGGCCGTCACGGTCATGGACAGCCTCCTGCGTACAGGCAGGATCGTGAGGTCCGACCTGGGGATCAGGGTTCAGGATGCCACACCGGAGATCATCCGGGCCATGGGCGCCTCTGTGAAGGCCGGGGTTGTGGTCACCGAGGTCCTTGCGGAGGATGCCAGGAAAGGGGCCGGTTTAAAGCGGGGCGATATCATCACCAAGGTCAAGGGGAGGGACGTCAGGGACACAGGCTCGTTTTACCGGATGACCAGTGTCCTGAGGGTTGGTGAAGTGGTCCCCCTGGTGGCTGTAAGAGATGGCATTCCAAACACCTTCATGGTCACGGTGGGTAAACTTCCGGAACGCCCCAAAGAATCCGGAGACAGGCTCAGGACCGCCCTTGGTTTTTCGGTGGAGGTTCTCACCGAAAAGCTCGCCGAGGAGCTGGGGTACCGCTACGAGCGCGGCGTCCTGATAACGAGGGTCACCAGGGCCAGCCAGGCCGACCGGGCGGGGATCGAACCGGGGGACCTTATCCTTCGTGTCAACGGGAAGGACACACCTGACCTGAAGGCGTTCCGCTCAGCATTCGAAGCCGTGGACTGGGGGGACGAGGTGATCCTCGAGCTGGGCCG